From the Gemmatimonadales bacterium genome, one window contains:
- a CDS encoding SIS domain-containing protein, whose product MSAPLGHLEELARVAARSAAVLAEPVARYVGLVQGTLAAGRTVYFAGNGGSAAHAQHIATEYVVRYRPRERRAAPALALSTDSSLLTAAANDLGFEHIFARQIEAHGRPGDLLVLISTSGRSANLVRAAEAAKAAGVRTVALLAADGGALAKLVDVAVVVPCEDAAHAQEVQLAVDHYVCSQVEPGLK is encoded by the coding sequence GTGAGCGCGCCACTGGGCCATCTGGAGGAGCTGGCGCGGGTCGCCGCGCGCTCGGCCGCGGTGCTGGCCGAGCCGGTGGCCCGCTACGTGGGGCTGGTGCAGGGCACGCTGGCGGCGGGCCGGACGGTCTACTTCGCTGGCAACGGCGGCAGCGCCGCGCACGCGCAGCACATCGCGACCGAGTACGTGGTCCGCTACCGGCCGCGCGAGCGGCGGGCGGCCCCCGCGCTCGCGCTCTCCACCGACAGCTCGCTGCTCACGGCGGCGGCCAACGACCTCGGCTTCGAGCACATCTTCGCGCGGCAGATCGAGGCGCACGGGCGGCCGGGCGACCTGCTGGTGCTCATCTCGACGTCGGGGCGCTCGGCCAACCTGGTCCGGGCGGCCGAGGCCGCGAAGGCGGCGGGCGTGCGCACGGTCGCGCTCCTGGCGGCGGACGGCGGCGCCCTGGCGAAGCTGGTGGACGTCGCGGTTGTCGTGCCGTGCGAGGACGCGGCGCACGCGCAGGAGGTGCAGCTCGCCGTCGACCACTACGTGTGCTCGCAGGTGGAGCCGGGGCTGAAGTGA
- a CDS encoding SDR family oxidoreductase, with protein MISLRGKRALVTGGTRGIGKATVELLRAAGAEVTAAGRRTHGDLGDPARAAALAAAVTGPLDILVVSHGVWEAEGVPLARMDQAQWRSTISQNLDSVFHVVRALGPRMAEGGAIVLVASTAAQRGEALHADYAASKGALVALTKSLAVEMAPRVRVNCVAPGWADTEMAARPYAGGGRAAIEATIPLGRVASAQDVAGPIVFLCSELARHVTGEILNVNGGSVLCG; from the coding sequence GTGATCTCGCTGCGCGGCAAGCGCGCGCTGGTGACCGGCGGCACCCGCGGCATCGGCAAGGCTACCGTCGAGCTGCTGCGGGCTGCCGGCGCCGAGGTGACGGCCGCAGGACGCCGGACCCACGGCGACCTCGGCGACCCCGCCAGGGCGGCGGCGCTCGCCGCGGCCGTGACGGGCCCGCTCGACATCCTGGTCGTCAGTCACGGCGTGTGGGAGGCCGAGGGCGTGCCGCTCGCGCGGATGGACCAGGCCCAGTGGCGCTCGACCATCTCCCAGAACCTCGACTCGGTGTTCCACGTGGTGCGCGCGCTGGGCCCGCGCATGGCCGAGGGCGGCGCCATCGTGCTGGTGGCCTCGACGGCGGCGCAGCGCGGCGAGGCGCTGCACGCCGACTATGCCGCGAGCAAGGGCGCGCTCGTCGCCCTGACCAAGAGCCTGGCGGTGGAGATGGCGCCGCGGGTGCGCGTCAACTGCGTGGCGCCCGGCTGGGCGGACACCGAGATGGCGGCGCGGCCGTACGCCGGCGGGGGCCGGGCGGCCATCGAGGCCACCATCCCGCTGGGACGCGTGGCATCGGCGCAGGACGTGGCGGGTCCGATCGTGTTCCTCTGCTCCGAGCTGGCGCGGCACGTCACCGGCGAGATCCTGAACGTGAACGGCGGGAGCGTGCTGTGTGGCTGA